The DNA segment AATGTTGTAGGATACTTATGCTGGACTGCCCTGTAAATAACAGTTTTGAATATCTTTTTCATTCAACAATGTTATTGTAATTGAGTTTTCTGTTGCAAAAATCAAGTTGGTGCTGTACGTAAGAAGGAAGAATACGTCAAACTTCAGCCTTTTGAATTTCTATGTAGTTCTTGTTATCTGTATGATTCCAGTGATATGAACTGTCTGTCTTATAGATTGTGGAGCTTCTTGGAatgaaatctgagaatctttCATTGGAATACTGCTCTGGATCAAGCCCAATGATGGCCATGGCCGATTTCAAGCCTGAAGTGCACAAGTTAATACACAACTTGGTATTGCAAATTCACAATAATGAGGCAGATATAGAAAAGAGTATTTTGGTCTTTCTTCCAACGTACTATGCACTAGAGCAACAGTGGTTCATCTTAAAGCCCTTCAGTGACCTTTTCAAGGTCCACATTTTGCATAGTAGTGTTGACACGGAACAAGCTCTCAAAGCAATGAGAATCTGGAAGTCACATCGCAAGGTAACATGATCTTTCCTTTATTTTGTCCAAGGTCATGTGACTATGATGGCGGTAATGTTAAATAGATAGGTCACTTGATATATCCTGCAGACTTCTCTAAACTTATATGCAAGGATTTTATGTCATTGAGATAAACCATAATCATCTGTGCAGATAATACTGGCCACAAATATTGCTGAATCTTCAGTTACCATACCGAAAGTCGGATATGTCATTGATTCCTGCCGTTCCCTGCAAATTTGCTGGGACAATAATAGGAAGACAGACTCAGCTGAGCTTGTCTGGGTTTCTAAATCACAGGTATTGCATGAAATGTGGTTGGTTTTTAGTAATTGTACATGAGATTGTTAATTAAATGTTACAGGCTGATCAGCGAAAGGGAAGAACTGGTCGGACTTGTGATGGTCATGTGTACCGCTTGGTAACAGGGTCATTTTTTGGTCAACTGGATGATTTTGAGTCCCCTGCTATACTGACGTTATCACTACGACAACAAGTGCTTCTTATATGCTGTGCTGAATCAAAAGCTATAAATGATCCTAAAGGTTCTAATTGAACTCTGTATATAAATATGGAACTTTAATTGCCATTTCTTCGACCTGAGTTGTAGATGAGATTGCTTAAGATTGAACGTGTTGACTTTAGTCGACTACTTTAAATTTTTCTGTGTGTTGACTTAAATTGGTTGACTAAAAATTAGTACTACAAAATTTACTCATCTGGAACCTTAACATCTGTTTTAGACACGCTCTACTGGATGGAAATGCAAGTAATTTTCATTTGGGACTCTCTTTGTTGTTCAATTGAAAgtgatttgatatgaatgtttcgTGTTCATGAACATCTCTGAGAAAAGTTATTTTTTGCGTGTAAATAAGAATCTTGAGATATTGCGTTGTTGCTTTTCTCAGCCTGTCATTAGTTACCGGTTTGTGCTAAGAACTTCTTGTCGACTTCGTTCCTCCAGTTCCTTCACATGGATGCATGTATCTTGTATTTGGCATCTTTTCTTATAATGGTTTTCATGCCAATCAATTCAGCTGAACTAATCCTTATTCCCATTTAAGTCCTACTTTATGCTTCAATCTTAGCTGACATTTGGGTCAGGTGGCAATCATCTTTACAATTGCATCATATCAAAGATCACCTACCAAATATAGCATCAAAAGTTATGatagttttattttatctataattCTTTGATTAATTAATTCCATTCTGTTATTAAGGTTTCCATCAACACCATTCCCCTTGTTTATTTTGTTGAATTTGTGCTCGATCATATTGTACACAGCAGCCATTTGGCTGTTGAAGATaggattgatattttaattttcaagttttaactTTATCGTTAATTATATAGGATTAGGAGATATCTTATCAAGTTTAAATAATGTGAGAGACTCCTATGCTTAAATGTAGATCTCAGATTTAGGTTGTTAGCCTTCTCTTCTATTTATATTTCTCAATCAGACTTGtaaatatatgaataaatatatttcttCCCCACTCTTGTTGTTTAACATTGGCTGTCTGGAAAACATGCTTGTTTCTTGCCTGTATGACAACTACAATTTAACTAtcaattcttagccaaaaaaaTGATCAAGATGAAATATAATGACTGATGCTGTAATATAATTTCTTTTATGGAAATTGTATGTTAAAACTAGAGAATAATCTCTGTGCAAGAGTTTTCACTCTCCCCTAGCCTTGGCTAGTAAAACTCTCAACAATGAAAAATAACAAAGTTCTTAGTTATCGCCAACTTTCACCTATTATATTTCACTTTCCGAAGGCATTCTCACTTGAATTATCCAGAGTCACATAATGACCTTGGCCTAATTTATTTAGGCCCATGCCAAACCACCATTTTGACTAACTACTAACTAGACCCAACAGATTTAGGTTCCTTAAGTTACTGCCATCTTGAAAATCAGCCTTATCCTCAAGGATGGAGTTAACAAGTTGTATTGCAATGAGTTCAAGATCTTCATTGCCATAGGTTGAAGGCCAGTATAGTGCTGGCTCGACCCATTGCAGCCTCTGAAGTGATCCAGAACCCATGCTTCAGCTTCTGATTCATTCTTGGGACCATGGTCAGTGTCCATGTGAATGCAACTTGACTACTCCGTCTCGCGAAGTACCAATGTTGCATTTCGCTATTGTatgtcatgtgttcttgatATTGATGGATATTTTGTTCTCCCCATACCTCTTCCTTAGTCAAATAAGCAACTTCAGTGTCTCCTAGCGTTTTTGCCACGGTTTTTCTTGCAGCATTGAGAACTCCAGTTCTAGCACCTGCAACAACAGTTCTTATTTTTGGGAAATTAGTTCAGTCTAGCTTGTGCTCCAATTGCTCTCATTCCAATGTTAACCCTGCAACATATCCACGTCCTCCTAATACTGCCTCCACGCCCCTGGAACAAAGttacttttattacatattcaTTTTCTGCAGCTACTAAATCTCTTTGAGCTTTGTTAAGTTCCCCTACAACATTGAAACAACTATATCTGTAGAGTCAGAATATCCAACCAACCTATCTTGATGCTTGATGTCTAGTAAGGTTCTCAATGATATATGTGTGGTGCTTATCAATTGATGGTAACTTCCGAATGCCGGAACATCTTTTCCCCGTGTCTTTTGTAGTTTCAGAAGAAGGAACTGCCCGAAGCACTCCACTAGACATGGTCCTATAAAATCTCCGGTGTTAATGACAAGGGTGTCTTCACATAGAGCGACACCCATTACTTTAGTGACAATTGATTGAGCCACGACCGAAGTTCCGGCACTAAGACAGTCTTTCCAATATTCTAATTCTCACCGACATTTGTGAAACCCAAAAATACCCCAGGGAACTTAATAATTTTCAACCCAGCTCCTAAATTCCCCAACACATGACAGAATACATCAGacatcacaaattttttttattattatttgaaagcCTTAACACTAATTATGTTCATTCCCTTAAATAGCATCCTCATTATCTTAGATGAAAACCTTATAATATAATGGTGTCTTGCTCCATTGTCTAGTACCAAAATAAGGAGTTTTACAAGCATACCTGTGTGTGGATTCTTCCCAAGCGCATAAAAAACAACAAACTCATGAAATGCACTGCAAAAATATAGAAAAATGATAAAATGCCTCTTTGTCTGCACTTCGCTTCTTATATAAATGATACTTGCATTGCTAATTGTCTGCAATCTTGAGTGAGGCAATAACCCTTTCCTCCCAAATTTTGCTTCCGAGAACATGAATAATTGGCCTTTGCAACTCGTGGTTCCTTTTGCCTTAACTTCTTGTCTTTGTTGGGTTCCGTTGCTTGTTGTGGACTTTCTGCTGATCACTAGGGAATGTAAAGTATAATAACTCTCTATAAAGTACGACCACCTAGCTTTCGTTCCCTTCCCTTCTTGGTTGGCTTGATCGCCGTCGCCGATGCATGTACGTGGCATCGGGCCCAACCCACACTTAGGATGATTGTGGGTTGTCTAATTTGAGCCCAACGTGGCACCTTTATGCATGCAATGGCCAAACTTATCCCTGTCAATTTTTACTTAGCTTTAATGCTCAACTGCGACAAAACTTCAGCTTCTTCACTCTCCTCCAAGGGCACTTGACTGGTTAAATGGCCTTGCATTGATTTTATTTGGATGCCCAGGGATGATGGGTTTTGTCCTCTAATATTCGTCTCCAACTCTAGTCATTTGTTTAGTATAATCTGCCCCTTCGTCACTTCCCTAGTAGTAATTCGGTCTGTAGATTTTCTCCCCAAAATTTGCTTCCTTTTTGGTTGTGTAGTTTCTCTTTTGAGAGCACACAGTTGGATTCAACTCCTCCGAAATTAGGTTCGATCTCTCTTACGGCTTGTTTCGATTCATCACTATGATGCCATTGTTTCATGCTTTTCATTTCCTCCTCATCAATAGTTGGTTATGGGATTCTTTATGGCTTGGTGGATGAACTCCTGACTACTGGTTGTGGAAATCTTGTTGTGTGTCAATGTTTCTTCAGGCCGTTAGCTACACTTCTTCCCCTCTTCGCAGGAATGTCTCCAGTAACTCCTTAAGGCCCTAACATTATCCTGGAACTTCAACATCATCAAATCCATATTCCGCACCAGCAAATGCATATTCCAATGCATCAACCCTCGTGTCCAACTGCATGGTTGCCATCTTTCCCGCAGATTATCCGGTAGTTCGGATCCTTGTTGCAACCAAAATTTAGctattgaattttttaaaatagcaGTCAAGAAAGAATATAATGACCACTGTTGGAATATATTTCATGAATGGAAACGGTACGTTAAACCGAAAGAATAATATCTGTACAAGAGCTCATTCTCCCTTAACCTTGGAATTTGGATAGTAAAATTCTCAACAATGAAAAATAAGCGAATGCTTAATTTAACCAACTTCCACCTATGATATATCCCTTGCCCTCTTCCCCAAGGCATTCCCTCTAGAATTTTCTTCATAGTTACATTATGACCTTGGCCCAATTTATTTTGGACCATGTCGGAACCACCATCTTTACTAACTAGGTCCAATATAGTTGAGTTCCTAACTATCACCTTCAGGCCCTTGATGAGAGGGGGATCTTCACTTTTATTTCTTCACTACAGCACTGTTTCAGAAGGCTATGGATCCTCCAGACCGCGATGTTATTGACGATGCTCTGGATTTACTCGTTCACATGCATGCTTTGGAAAAGGCTTCCAGGGGCCGTCACGAGCCTACATTTTATGGAAGATTGCTTGCCAGTTTCTCTCTATCATTTAATGCTTCTGTCCTCATTCTTAAATTCGGGGCCAAAGGAATGCTACGTGAAGGCATTCTGTTTGGTATATTGATGGACCTACAACCTTTACCGATTCTTCATCCTTTTGGGCGGGAACATCGGGTATTATCTTGTTGCTGTTGGTTCTTGTCTTTTATCTATTCAAAAATTCCAGTTTAATAAGAGGACACTTTTTTCAGTTCCTGGAGTAcacttttaattattataatggGGACAATAAGAACATCGGGCTAGGTAAAAAAGAGGCGCTTTGCATGGGAAACTTCTGTGCCTACGAATTTTGGCAGCGTGTCTTCAAGGTACATTTTACCTGATTCATAGAATGTTCTCTCTCTCCCAAACAGAGGCGCTGAAATATTTAACGTCGAGCAGATGATGTTTTGATTCACAGATCACAACAATGTAACCTGTGTGTTGTTCTTTTCTCTAGGATAAATATCGGCTTGATCGGGTAAAAGACATCTGGAAGATTGATGAGGTTGAGGATAAAACAATTTCAATCTCAAAGTTGGAGGAGGAATGGTGCTCATTTCACAATCTTGTCATGCCTGCGCTTCGTCTAGTTACAGAAACATGTATAAGCTCCTTCGAtctttttatttgttattgtttttgtttACCTTATCTTGAACATCCTAATTTACAGATGACGAGATCCTTAATTCTTTGCATCGGTTTCGTCCGATGGTGTTGCTTATGTCAAACAATCTACCCCCTTATTACGAACCATATGAATTTCGgcatgcttgccatcttaagtGCGAGCAAAGTGAAGAGACTGATGCTTTTGATATTGATGATGAACAAGTTGATCTTGAGGGTGAATCGCAGAGGTGTACTGCTGTACCCTTTGTTGATTCCAAGGACTTTCAAACAGATGTTGTGGCGAGAACATTTGCATCTATCGTCAAAGAGGTATCACAATTTTGCTTTTCAAGGTTTTTTGTTCATTCTTATCTTTTTTCATGTGAAATGGATAGAATCTGCTTACCACTGGCTGTTTGTGCTTACTCAACCCGCCATTATCATGTGAAGTAGATGAGAATCCAGCTTGCCCAGGATGTATCAAGCGAACAGAAAGTACCTTCTTATGGGAATGGGCGGTATGTTGACACAGGTGTATCGATGTGTAGATTTTTTGCCAGTGGTTTGTGCAATAGGGGAAGCCATTGTTTGTTTTCTCATTCGCTCCACGCAAAAAAACCTGtttgcaaattctttttctctTTGCAGGTATATTTTTTCCCCTTAAAGTTACCCTTGATGAAAAcattattatttgttttttatttttttctatcaTTCATCAGTGCATCATATGAGAACAATGTGGTCAACATTTGATACATGGGTTATCTGTAGTGTGTAGGACGCATAATACTTAGGTTTGTAAATGCTTATTTTCTATCCTCTTCCCTGGATGCTCTTTATTTCTGTTCATTATACCAATGCTACCGAGATTCTGaagttaataattaaaattttaaaattgaccGTGTAAACAGTGGTTTCAGATTGTCAAACTATGACCTTGTTGTGGATAGTAATTTTGGCCCTTCTGAGCCACAAAATGGGTAACTTGTGTTAGTTGAGAAAGAAAAGGATAATTTTCCAGGTCTCTTTCATTCTCTGATGTTTCAGTCATTAAATAGAGACAAAGGGCGGGAACGAAAATTTGATCCTTTATTCTAATAAAAGTCCAAGAGATACACGGCATCTCATAGAGTTTCCTTTGTTAACAAACTCCTTAATCATCTAGTCTACTCTTTAAATTCGAAGAGAAGAGATAAGTATGGATAAGATCCTACTGCATCTAATAATTAAATAGTTATCTGATATTCAACAGCTTCATTTCTAATTTCAGATGCTCTATCAAGAGGCTCGAAATCAGAAGTTCGGTTTATTAAACAAATTGCATTCCATGTCCTACCATATATATTTCTCCAGATGATCTTTACTGCCAAGTGCCATCCAACTCTTAATTACTTTTCTATTTCTCCAGGGTGTAAAATTTGACTGATTTCGATGTATTTGCAGGGATGCCGCAATGGAGTTTCTTGTTACTTTTCTCATGATTCAGATTCATTAGCCATGACAGATCATGAATCAAGTTCTTACTGGCAAGAGGAAGAAGGCAGTGATGTTGAATCTCTCCTGCAATATTTTCCTGCTTCTTCAGAAGGATGCATTCTAGTATTAGATGATATAGATCTTCATTTTTCTTCTTATATTTCTCAGTATATTCATGCTTCCCGTATAATTTCCACGACATCTCAGACAAATCCCTCCATTCTAAATCCATCTCTGAAGGTGACCAACATTTTGTGTGGACTTAGCCACCCAAATGAGACTATCCTTTTCAAAGCAGGGTGTAGTGAAGTTCCTTGGAATGAAATCAAATGTGTGTTATGGTTTCCTAGAATTGATAGTGAACATGGGGATGAACAGAAACATTTGATGCGAAATTTCTTCATTTATATGGCCATCCGGTTATTGGCAGATGCTCTACATGAAGTGCAAGTAATCCTGACTATGAACAATATTCGATTCTCACAAATACAGGTATTGGAAGAAGTCTGTCTATTCTCTTTTGAAGTTACCAAAGGATaactaattaattataatattttatttttccctTCCTGCTGACAACATTCTCTTAACTAAGACCATCAGTGTAGAATGGTGTTTGCATGTAAATTGAATCTACACGGATGACATTTGAGAATCATGAAATGG comes from the Henckelia pumila isolate YLH828 chromosome 1, ASM3356847v2, whole genome shotgun sequence genome and includes:
- the LOC140875694 gene encoding DExH-box ATP-dependent RNA helicase DExH8 isoform X1 — its product is MTSSPTFSSASSSTADNFSGLPIMAMRSKIIDKIMENRVTLIVGETGCGKSSQVPQFLLEANMEPILCTQPRRFAVVAVARMVARARNCEVGGEIGYHIGHSRVLSASSKIIFKTAGVLLDEMLEKGLKALKYKVIVLDEVHERSVESDLVLVCVKQFLLKNSDLRLVLMSATADISRYREYFRDLGRGERVEVLAIPPGSGKATIFQHKVSYLEQIVELLGMKSENLSLEYCSGSSPMMAMADFKPEVHKLIHNLVLQIHNNEADIEKSILVFLPTYYALEQQWFILKPFSDLFKVHILHSSVDTEQALKAMRIWKSHRKIILATNIAESSVTIPKVGYVIDSCRSLQICWDNNRKTDSAELVWVSKSQADQRKGRTGRTCDGHVYRLVTGSFFGQLDDFESPAILTLSLRQQVLLICCAESKAINDPKALFQKAMDPPDRDVIDDALDLLVHMHALEKASRGRHEPTFYGRLLASFSLSFNASVLILKFGAKGMLREGILFGILMDLQPLPILHPFGREHRFLEYTFNYYNGDNKNIGLGKKEALCMGNFCAYEFWQRVFKDKYRLDRVKDIWKIDEVEDKTISISKLEEEWCSFHNLVMPALRLVTETYDEILNSLHRFRPMVLLMSNNLPPYYEPYEFRHACHLKCEQSEETDAFDIDDEQVDLEGESQRCTAVPFVDSKDFQTDVVARTFASIVKEMRIQLAQDVSSEQKVPSYGNGRYVDTGVSMCRFFASGLCNRGSHCLFSHSLHAKKPVCKFFFSLQGCRNGVSCYFSHDSDSLAMTDHESSSYWQEEEGSDVESLLQYFPASSEGCILVLDDIDLHFSSYISQYIHASRIISTTSQTNPSILNPSLKVTNILCGLSHPNETILFKAGCSEVPWNEIKCVLWFPRIDSEHGDEQKHLMRNFFIYMAIRLLADALHEVQVILTMNNIRFSQIQVEPMARECFFFLKESFPFDESSFGELFDVVTVKRPLLVSKPVSYVFKLHPPTDIQHGNYRTLLRQHLYFK
- the LOC140875694 gene encoding DExH-box ATP-dependent RNA helicase DExH8 isoform X2, translated to MLEKGLKALKYKVIVLDEVHERSVESDLVLVCVKQFLLKNSDLRLVLMSATADISRYREYFRDLGRGERVEVLAIPPGSGKATIFQHKVSYLEQIVELLGMKSENLSLEYCSGSSPMMAMADFKPEVHKLIHNLVLQIHNNEADIEKSILVFLPTYYALEQQWFILKPFSDLFKVHILHSSVDTEQALKAMRIWKSHRKIILATNIAESSVTIPKVGYVIDSCRSLQICWDNNRKTDSAELVWVSKSQADQRKGRTGRTCDGHVYRLVTGSFFGQLDDFESPAILTLSLRQQVLLICCAESKAINDPKALFQKAMDPPDRDVIDDALDLLVHMHALEKASRGRHEPTFYGRLLASFSLSFNASVLILKFGAKGMLREGILFGILMDLQPLPILHPFGREHRFLEYTFNYYNGDNKNIGLGKKEALCMGNFCAYEFWQRVFKDKYRLDRVKDIWKIDEVEDKTISISKLEEEWCSFHNLVMPALRLVTETYDEILNSLHRFRPMVLLMSNNLPPYYEPYEFRHACHLKCEQSEETDAFDIDDEQVDLEGESQRCTAVPFVDSKDFQTDVVARTFASIVKEMRIQLAQDVSSEQKVPSYGNGRYVDTGVSMCRFFASGLCNRGSHCLFSHSLHAKKPVCKFFFSLQGCRNGVSCYFSHDSDSLAMTDHESSSYWQEEEGSDVESLLQYFPASSEGCILVLDDIDLHFSSYISQYIHASRIISTTSQTNPSILNPSLKVTNILCGLSHPNETILFKAGCSEVPWNEIKCVLWFPRIDSEHGDEQKHLMRNFFIYMAIRLLADALHEVQVILTMNNIRFSQIQVEPMARECFFFLKESFPFDESSFGELFDVVTVKRPLLVSKPVSYVFKLHPPTDIQHGNYRTLLRQHLYFK